The Amphiura filiformis chromosome 13, Afil_fr2py, whole genome shotgun sequence genome segment ttttggcatccttaaccctaaaatgaaaaatttgattgactccatttttttctatgcccctgtgATTTCCACGAGGGGTCAAGGGTCACAGTGGGtccaaaacttaaaaatagttccatgttgtaatgtatctcaaattgtttctctcatcacagggaataaaaaagtcaattgtttcATATTTTACTACGgtacttagttcaggagttacTAAGGTTGAATCGGTCAAATGTCAAACATTTCAAACACATAGGTCAAGATTTCATTGAAACTagtctcaaattactccctttAACGTACAAAATCTCAAACATACActtaatttcttttaaatttacaattttggtgCGCTTTGTATTGTAATGtacatgcataacctttgacccataatttcatttgattccgaGGTTATACATTACTCAAACAAATAATTTTCCTATTTCGTCTGTCAAGAGAAGTAATTAAATTGAGACAAGACATGATTGAATCAGTGCATTTTGAAAAGTTGGCCTCTGTGcttgagatatttgacatttgacctaatttacattataactcctgaactaaacaCACTACTGCAATATTAGttacaattgacttttttattcctgGCAATGAGAGGAAAATTTGAGGTACTAgtatattaattaataataatacaacaagttttacattttggccccattatgaccgtTGACCTCTTGTGGGAAGcataggggcatagaaaaaatggaaccaattctagttttatcattggGGGTATAAGGATGCCAAAATCATTGGTTGTAGCAAaacaaaatgctaactcaaatatcaccACATAGTACCATGTACTAATGGAAGAATTGAACAATTTACTTTATACAATAGCAATATAATTTTATCATCACTCTAATGATATGgataattcaccttttcggtaaatcccataaccctttgcgagtacacctgagaactcgtcatttgacgtcacaccgacttgtaatgcgcagtaacgatgttcgataaacgatgtgcgcatcggggCGACGCagtatgacgagttctcaggtgtactcgcaaagggttatgggatttaccgaaaaggtgaattgtatGAATAACATATTAATAGCCAAgtgaagttgttgtttttgttcatTTGGTAGTTGTTTCTGTTtgcttgttgtttgtttgcttgttgtttttgtttgttgttgattatgtttgtttattgttgtttatttgttgttaGTTActgttcatgtttgtttgttattgtttgtttgtttgttgctaattggtttttttttgtgtgtttgctaTCTAGACCTTACATCATTTAAATAGTACACCCAAGATAATTCAGTACAAAATTGCACAGATTATACGATTTCCTGCTAACAGCTCTTACATCATAATGCTACAAACAACAGTCTCCCGTTACATGTGCAGCAATACATTCACAGGGACTATAAAATTGTTCCCAGAAATCAACTCTGCGATGGAATAAAGTTGTATTTTGATGTAGATGTTAACTGCAAACGACAGGATACATATTTGTTTCAAcaattgaacaatttcaacatgaCATGACCATATTTGTATCAGCATGAGTGCATTCAGAaagactagtattggttcagaagtTCTTGGGATAGTTAACACATTCAATATCCACACATAAAGAACTAAGTGTGGTCAACTTTATTCTATCGCATTGTTAATGTACtgtaaaagtgtcaatttttgcgGGTGTCATTTTTCGATTTTGAACTTCTTTGCTGTTTTTTAAATTTGCTACTTTAATTGTCTTACATAGGTGGTATACCTGTACCCAAAAGAAtatatttgcttgtttatttttaCAGTGGCTGCATTGAGTGCAAAGAGCATGAAAATAAAGGTTCCCcaaaaataaccacttttacagCATTTGCCATATACCAAGCAAACATTGCTTTGAAGCACCATACACATCTTAGTAGGAAAAATACtttgaaaatatgtttacaaTAATAAACTTCTCCATTATACAAACAATCCGTTCATCTGATACAAATCGGTACTTTTATCGGTACATTTTCATAAATAACTTCACATTtctatgttattttatttttataatgtaCTATTTTTGATCACACTATCTTGATTCTTAAATATATATATCAATGACATCAGGACAGTATTGTCCATAAAACAAACATTGAGTTACTTTTTTTCAGGCTTCTACACTGGATCCTCTTTGGCAACGGTTTTCGCAGTCGGTGCTAAATACACATAACCGTTGTAAGCCTTTTGCTGCTGTCCATGTTGCCCGTTAATCGGTAACTTAGTGCCCGTTTCTGGAGTCCCGTAGTTTGATCGCACAGAATTGCGAAGTTCTCGCAGCAGCAGACACAGAAGTCCTCATGCTACTCTGGCGGGTGGCGTTACCATACTTCCTACGAGGTCTGCAAATGCGCAAGAGATTTTGACGGAAGTTCTCGCCGACAAGCGTGTACACAATGGGGTTGATGATACTGTGGGAGTACATTAAGAACCACGAAACGGAATAAATGATAAGCATGTATTTGGGAGTCTTAGCTTCACCATAGTTACCCAGAATCAGCTGAACCACGTAAAACGGAAGAAAACATAATATAAATACTATAACGACGCTGATTACCAAGATGGCCACCCTCCTAGCAGCTTTTCGCGTTGTGTTCTTAGCGATCTGTACAGGTGTATTTAAGAGATTGTACATTATCAGTAAATAACATATGCAGATTATGCTGAGTGGTATGCAAAAGCCGATGAGCATTGTGTAAATAATCCACCATCGAGTGTCCGCTTCGGGATTTGGCGATACTCCCGCCATACATACACGCGCAAATATAGTGGTGTTGGTGGCGTTATCAAAAAACGGAGCCTCGACTTCTCTCGAGAACATCCACACGGGTAAAACTGTCAGTATAGCGATCACCCACACTAACACGCTGACAATACGTGCGCTTTTCAAAGTCCGGAAACTCATCGACTGGAATGGCAGGCAGATTGCAAAGTAACGATCGATGCTCATTATCGACAGAAAGAAAATGATTGTAAATTGCGTCATGGCGTCGTACGGTACTATTATCCTGCACAGGTACGGGCCAAAGATCCACTCGCTGAATGCCATTTGGTGGCCTAGGAAAATGAAGGAGAACATGAAGAGAAAGTCCGCTAAGGCTAGGTTCAATATGAAGGTGTTGGCTAACGTCTTCATATTGCTGAAGCGCAACAGCACTGCAATGATGAAACCATTGAAAAGCAGTCCGAGACCGCTGACCACACCGATGGCAGGTGGAAAATACTTGGCCACGTTGGCCTGGAAGTTGTCCTGTGGAAAGCATTCTTCCGTTTCCACCACGCTGCAATTTAACAGCAGATGTGGGTCCCCGGCGTATGCTGTTGTTGTCAGCATGGTGGATGATGTTTGTGGGAAAACGTCTATTTACAAGTCACCACTGTTAATGACGATCACTGTGACACATTCGTTTCCCGACATAAACAGTCACATTTTGTGATCCTCCGATCTCCACTAAATTACACCAACCAATCCAAATAAGAACTCACCGATCCCGTCTCCGATATCAAAATGATGTACTAACCATCCGCAGATACGTCAAACAATTCTCTTAATAAGACGAGTACCCCACAGATCGCTGAAAGTTATCAAGACCATCTCAGCCTGCCATTCTCAGTCACCAGCCTTCCAACTCGTTAGAAGAAAATAAATGATACTCCTTGTAAAACGCTAATGATCGTAAGCTCCCGGGAAAGATTCTGTGGCAGATACGATAACACCACTTGTAATATGTCCTCACTATCTCACATAGAGTAGCCAGAGCATTTTGAAATCTATGTAAgtgagtttttgcagtgtacttaTATATATATAAGCTGGCCACTTTTCTTTCTGCGTAGCTGTATTGTGATTGAGTGAAACTGGGATGGAGGGGTGTGGCCTTCTCCTCTATGCATCCATACTGCATCACTAGCTGTCTGGATTCATTCATTATCACAGAGGGGGGATGCTTAATACTTTAAAACTTCATCATTAGATGGatcatttcattttttgaaaagggGAATTCAGAGTGGATATACTTGTCAACAGACATGACACATTCAGTTTTGGGATGTATTTATCAATTTGGGTGTTGTTTATGTGATGTCACTGTGTTTTTCTTCcttaataataatttatattattttttaacaaaattgtttTACTATATGGAAAATAAATATCCTCATGGGGTTTGATAATACCTGGAAATAACAGTACacaattttgaaaacataatGCATTAACATACTAACACCAGTTTCATTACAGATATCATCCTCTCAAAAAGTCACCAATTAAAGACAAATCATTAATGTTAACATGCATACATTTATCATATAATTATAAGTTCATTACTCCCATCAATCACGAGCCATGCAATGCTTGGATATATAAATAAAGTGAAACAGTATATTAATACAATTGTTACGAGCAATTAAATGAAACTGTGCCACGGGCTAGCGCAAGTAGACTTTGTCATTTCTATTATTTGATTAATAGTTAATTACTCCAGCACTACATTCATCCGCATGAGTGATCACCAATAAAACACACCTTTTCCCTTCCAAAAACGCCATTTATACTACACAGTGCAAATACAAGGTCAATTAAATAAATTCTGAAACGAGACTGTCACAATGACGTCCAAATCGATTGGAAATTGGTGATAAAAACGGCAGCCATCTCAAATAGCCAAAAAAAACAACCAGCCAACATATCTAGTATGTGAAATCAAGATACTCTCTAATATGCCGCTCATTTcattctagttaaaatccacactccccctgtggaagattttggaaatattttccacacagggagtatgtttttcaaatgtatttgatcagggttaatcattttgaaactcacactccccctgtatataGCTTTACCTTcattttccacaactggagtgagtatttcaaatggaagatacacaattgtctattctagttgaaactcatacgccctctgtggaagcctttagctaaatcttccacagggatagtgtggattttaaatggaataacccattgcgtGCCAAATCTAACATCCAATATGTAGTTTAATAAACACACCACAACCAGAATCGGTTCAATCTATTTCTCCGGAAGAACACACACGCACCACTCCGCTTCGTGGTATTGTATGCGTGCACAACTTGTGACGAATCACATCGACACAATCCTGCTATAATAGTACCGCAACAAAATGATGTGGCTGCTGCTCCTGTGAGCTAGCCAGGCTCGGTAGagcatgcagcatgcaagcagaCTGGCTGTGTGTAATAGGGAGTTTTCTACTATAAGATACTGCTACTAAGATGATGTCACTGCAGCTAGCCGTGCTACAGCTGGCTGATGATTGTCGCAATAACATTGAGGGCTCTAACCCCAATGTTTTATGTCTATGATTACGTTGGCATCATTAGGGTCTGTAACTGGTTAGATATTTAACTCTCTcaacgtgggtgtcgactgcatacgacaagtttcaaattttcttaaaatattgtacattttcacaaccatatttggaatcagtatgacaaatgcattaaaatgagcacaaacaagcctaatattggttaaGTGGCtctagatattttgagaaaatatctcaaaacttgggacttttaatgttgaagcctgtggctagcacgcagagcatgtGTGAATGGCAAAAAATGAAATGGGTCAAAGTGAATTTAGAGGTTAAGggaaaatatacatttggcttCCATTTTTATTCTTTCAAATATTACAATACACCATCATTTCATCTCTGAGTCGGTTTATCTATCTCTCTTTggttctgtctgtctgtctctcctcATGCCCCTTTTTTGTCCTACTCTCTCTCTCAAATTCTCTCTCCTTCACTCCCCTTCTCCCTCTCTTTTATCTCCCCTCTCTATCTCTTGCTCTCCCTTCCTCTCTCATCTCTCTTGCTCTCCCCCCTCTCTTGCTTTCTCCCTCCTCTCTCTCCTTCCacatctctctccctccctccttctCCCCCTCTTGCCATATCTCTCTTAAGTATAATTTGCCTCTTACAAAACTCTTCCCTATATAGtatcaaatttgatattattttggCCTTCAAATGCCAGTtaagatattgaatattgttgaaagtACACTCACACAAAACTGACAAGGAAACAAAAGTGCCtctattaactctctccacatgggtgtcgactgcagacaacaattttttttaaataaaattcaaaatttagaaaaattcagaattgtaatttttctttaccatatttggaatcagcatgaaaaatgcattaaaatgagtacaaacaagcctagtattggttcagtggttctttagatagctcttgatattttaagaaaatatcgcaaaacttggtctttttatgttgaagcctatgtctAGCACGCACAGCATTAAACAAGGAGAACAATTGAGTGCATTTTAATCTTTTGAATCAGAATattctttcaaaatcaaaaacaataataataaatttcaaaCAGAATTGGCTATCTcactctcaaaatgtaataaATCAGTCCAATTATGAATCGATAACGCACACATGCGTGAATCTGATCCCAATTTCTTGCACTTCGTAACAAACAGAATGAATTAATGTATTTCATTCTTTGCTGATAGGACATGTGCATGACATTATAAATGGTCCACTTCCTGAGAAGAAAAACACAGGCATCAGAAAAACATGGTGCTTTCTCACCATCTTCCTGTCATGTTTAACAAACACTTTATTGCATATCGCGGTTTGTACTTTGTCATGTCTATTTAATTTGgtacatcatcatcttcatcattagcCTTGTCATTTTGTCAGTGTCACATCATCATTGATTATCAATCACAGAAgtttgttgatttttttgatttaaaaaaaaaaatttaaatcagattttttttatttaaatcagattttttttatttaaatcagatttttttatttaaatcagatttttttatatttaaatcaatttttttgattgttttgattccaagaactaccataccccatgataaagtccaAAGAGTAacagtggaatgctagtcatatacacaatcctaccaggtatttacaaaaaaatcaaaacatgttttttacatgtgaaaatttcaaagaaaaaatttggtaaaattgtggcaaaaaccctgttgaattctgcacctcgaagttgaatttttagcaatagataaagtgacatcatacgAGTTATTTTAATTGTATTCAAAAGTTGTAGAAATATTAGGAATGacgtaaaacagtcaatttatgaAAGAAATGAACTAACATTGATTAAAACTGGTAAAatatgaaaaagttgatttaaatcagtgatttaaaaaaaaatcaagtgatttaaattgcGATTTAAATcggtgtgatttaaatcaaataatccTGTAACAAATTGTTCAATTCACTAGCTCATCCACAAATTTAACAAATCTTTATGAGGCTTGTAATCTGGAGTTTCTGTTTTACAaatttatatcatcatcatcactgttgtcatgatgatgatcatcatcatcactatcttcatctttttcttcATCATCCCTATTTTGTTGTCTTTTTGCATTTtaccctttaagggctggggtatgaatgtttggacagtatttattttgggacataagagcacatcagacatatcgaattgcattctgaatacggagaatgtctttctgatatcaaataattttgaatttttgaaattcgcaatttaatacacattttatggcaaatcattaaaaattgatatttttgatatttaacagtactcgaagtaaacttactaaatctgatgatttttacttaaagagtgtgtaggtgggatgaaaagccgacgatcaattgaaaattttgacctttcgtattgaagatatggaatttttttccaaaataccaaacaaaattaggtctttttgggaaaaaaatccatatcttcaatatgaaatttcaaaattttcaattgaccgtcagcttttcctcccagccacatacactttaagaatatatcattagatttatataatttacttcgaggactgttatatatcaaaaatttgacaaatatcaaatttttataatttgtcataaa includes the following:
- the LOC140168591 gene encoding LOW QUALITY PROTEIN: somatostatin receptor type 5-like (The sequence of the model RefSeq protein was modified relative to this genomic sequence to represent the inferred CDS: deleted 1 base in 1 codon), with amino-acid sequence MLTTTAYAGDPHLLLNCSVVETEECFPQDNFQANVAKYFPPAIGVVSGLGLLFNGFIIAVLLRFSNMKTLANTFILNLALADFLFMFSFIFLGHQMAFSEWIFGPYLCRIIVPYDAMTQFTIIFFLSIMSIDRYFAICLPFQSMSFRTLKSARIVSVLVWVIAILTVLPVWMFSREVEAPFFDNATNTTIFARVCMAGVSPNPEADTRWWIIYTMLIGFCIPLSIICICYLLIMYNLLNTPVQIAKNTTRKAARRVAILVISVVIVFILCFLPFYVVQLILGNYGEAKTPKYMLIIYSVSWFLMYSHSIINPIVYTLVGENFRQNLLRICRPRRKYGNATRQSSMRTSVSAAARTRNSVRSNYGTPETGTKLPINGQHGQQQKAYNGYVYLAPTAKTVAKEDPV